One window of the Sparus aurata chromosome 7, fSpaAur1.1, whole genome shotgun sequence genome contains the following:
- the LOC115585047 gene encoding uncharacterized protein LOC115585047 isoform X4 has product MASMQDGLNFTAPPYGKVLLLGAIAAASAFVVTILIVVLCVGCQRKGKTHNVPGEGGKHRLMDMGILRQSKLRSISKSDTEMNKMNCNGKSRAGQTDTPAPPAVPANTPAPPDPDGDVEGGLPEPEAQVMTPPHQPEAAEYACVRKLRKADKAPQKRDSGTDMGEPPAPPPRHAPPSHPAPPPPHPHSTKLPRRNVDAFNVPSFPKAIASHLPDQPGQHHRVEVNRIQFFGQTEVMTGGERKLTEVMFMGNGEQYIWKPPEDEEMLMHQNKVLGPLGAHTVENIQPSAAVVAEMYSKVCKPGKKKRAVPGSPPGNQGFRTLGRGDRDRDRDGGFSVVVKPQTWALQEGKAVGGPLDDHCYESIGTEECDLAYENLEGGGAWKRERPPNTCATLRPRRKKAQQPLQQQQPPPPPPTQQNPKLQHLPAKALLLPGENLYESIGDLKQGSATSSTTTIFTFNDGMEMYVTGL; this is encoded by the exons ATGGCCTCCATGCAGGACGGGCTGAACTTCACGGCTCCTCCCTACGGCAAGGTCCTGCTGCTGGGTGCTATCGCTGCTGCCTCAGCCTTTGTTGTCACGATCCTCATCGTGGTGCTCTGCGTGGGCTGCCAGAG GAAGGGGAAGACACACAATGTTCCCGGCGAGGGTGGAAAACACCGTCTCATGGACATG gGTATTCTCAGGCAGTCGAAGCTGCGGTCCATCAGCAAATCAGACACTGAGATGAACAAGATGAACTGCAATGGCAAAA GCAGGGCCGGGCAGACGGACACGCCGGCCCCTCCGGCAGTCCCTGCCAACACCCCGGCTCCTCCTGACCCAGACGGGGACGTGGAAGGAGGGCTGCCCGAACCAGAGGCCCAGGTCATGACTCCACCTCACCAACCAGAGGCGGCCGAGTACGCCTGCGTCCGGAAGCTGAGGAAGGCAGACAAGGCGCCCCAGAAGAGGGACAGCGGGACGGATATGGGGGAGCCGCCGGCGCCGCCTCCAAGACACGCCCCGCCGTCGCATCCCgcccctcctccaccacaccCTCACAGCACGAAGTTGCCCCGCAGAAACGTGGATGCCTTCAATGTCCCATCATTCCCAAAG GCAatagcttcacatcttcctgaTCAGCCTGGACAGCATCATCGTGTAGAGGTGAACAGGATTCAGTTTTTTGGGCAGACGGAAGTGATGACTGGAGGGGAGAGAAAGTTAACA gaagtgatgtttATGGGCAACGGAGAGCAGTACATCTGGAAGCCTCCAGAGGATGAGGAGATGCTCATGCACCAAAATAAAGTCCTGGGACCGTTGGGTGCTCACACAGTGGAGAATATACAACCgtctgctgctgtg GTGGCTGAGATGTACTCAAAGGTGTGCAAAccaggaaagaagaagagagctgTGCCAGGGTCTCCCCCAGGCAACCAGGGCTTCCGGACCTTGGGTCGTGGTGACCGGGACCGAGACCGGGACGGGGGGTTTAGTGTAGTGGTCAAACCCCAGACGTGGGCCCTTCAGGAGGGCAAAGCGGTCGGAGGGCCCCTTGACGACCACTGCTACGAGTCCATCGGGACGGAGGAGTGCGATCTGGCCTACGAGAACCTGGAAGGTGGAGGTGCCTGGAAGCGGGAGAGGCCCCCCAACACTTGTGCCACCCTGCGGCCGAGGAGGAAGAAAGCCCAGCAGCccttgcagcagcagcagcctccgccgccgccgccgacGCAGCAGAACCCCAAGTTACAGCACCTGCCTGCCAAAGCCCTGCTGCTGCCGGGGGAGAACCTGTACGAGAGCATCGGCGACCTGAAGCAGGGCTCCGCCACCTCCAGCACCACCACAATCTTCACTTTCAACGATGGCATGGAGATGTATGTAACAGGGCTCTGA
- the LOC115585047 gene encoding uncharacterized protein LOC115585047 isoform X1 yields MASMQDGLNFTAPPYGKVLLLGAIAAASAFVVTILIVVLCVGCQRKGKTHNVPGEGGKHRLMDMGILRQSKLRSISKSDTEMNKMNCNGKSRQLPQIPSGTGEDGEHTYSEVGRRSSTTRTDDALYAMVGRAGQTDTPAPPAVPANTPAPPDPDGDVEGGLPEPEAQVMTPPHQPEAAEYACVRKLRKADKAPQKRDSGTDMGEPPAPPPRHAPPSHPAPPPPHPHSTKLPRRNVDAFNVPSFPKAIASHLPDQPGQHHRVEVNRIQFFGQTEVMTGGERKLTEVMFMGNGEQYIWKPPEDEEMLMHQNKVLGPLGAHTVENIQPSAAVVAEMYSKVCKPGKKKRAVPGSPPGNQGFRTLGRGDRDRDRDGGFSVVVKPQTWALQEGKAVGGPLDDHCYESIGTEECDLAYENLEGGGAWKRERPPNTCATLRPRRKKAQQPLQQQQPPPPPPTQQNPKLQHLPAKALLLPGENLYESIGDLKQGSATSSTTTIFTFNDGMEMYVTGL; encoded by the exons ATGGCCTCCATGCAGGACGGGCTGAACTTCACGGCTCCTCCCTACGGCAAGGTCCTGCTGCTGGGTGCTATCGCTGCTGCCTCAGCCTTTGTTGTCACGATCCTCATCGTGGTGCTCTGCGTGGGCTGCCAGAG GAAGGGGAAGACACACAATGTTCCCGGCGAGGGTGGAAAACACCGTCTCATGGACATG gGTATTCTCAGGCAGTCGAAGCTGCGGTCCATCAGCAAATCAGACACTGAGATGAACAAGATGAACTGCAATGGCAAAA GCAGGCAGCTTCCCCAGATCCCCTCTGGGACTGGAGAGGACGGAGAGCACACTTACTCAGAAGTGGGCCGACGCTCCTCCACCACACGTACTGACGATGCCCTCTACGCCATGGTAGGCAGGGCCGGGCAGACGGACACGCCGGCCCCTCCGGCAGTCCCTGCCAACACCCCGGCTCCTCCTGACCCAGACGGGGACGTGGAAGGAGGGCTGCCCGAACCAGAGGCCCAGGTCATGACTCCACCTCACCAACCAGAGGCGGCCGAGTACGCCTGCGTCCGGAAGCTGAGGAAGGCAGACAAGGCGCCCCAGAAGAGGGACAGCGGGACGGATATGGGGGAGCCGCCGGCGCCGCCTCCAAGACACGCCCCGCCGTCGCATCCCgcccctcctccaccacaccCTCACAGCACGAAGTTGCCCCGCAGAAACGTGGATGCCTTCAATGTCCCATCATTCCCAAAG GCAatagcttcacatcttcctgaTCAGCCTGGACAGCATCATCGTGTAGAGGTGAACAGGATTCAGTTTTTTGGGCAGACGGAAGTGATGACTGGAGGGGAGAGAAAGTTAACA gaagtgatgtttATGGGCAACGGAGAGCAGTACATCTGGAAGCCTCCAGAGGATGAGGAGATGCTCATGCACCAAAATAAAGTCCTGGGACCGTTGGGTGCTCACACAGTGGAGAATATACAACCgtctgctgctgtg GTGGCTGAGATGTACTCAAAGGTGTGCAAAccaggaaagaagaagagagctgTGCCAGGGTCTCCCCCAGGCAACCAGGGCTTCCGGACCTTGGGTCGTGGTGACCGGGACCGAGACCGGGACGGGGGGTTTAGTGTAGTGGTCAAACCCCAGACGTGGGCCCTTCAGGAGGGCAAAGCGGTCGGAGGGCCCCTTGACGACCACTGCTACGAGTCCATCGGGACGGAGGAGTGCGATCTGGCCTACGAGAACCTGGAAGGTGGAGGTGCCTGGAAGCGGGAGAGGCCCCCCAACACTTGTGCCACCCTGCGGCCGAGGAGGAAGAAAGCCCAGCAGCccttgcagcagcagcagcctccgccgccgccgccgacGCAGCAGAACCCCAAGTTACAGCACCTGCCTGCCAAAGCCCTGCTGCTGCCGGGGGAGAACCTGTACGAGAGCATCGGCGACCTGAAGCAGGGCTCCGCCACCTCCAGCACCACCACAATCTTCACTTTCAACGATGGCATGGAGATGTATGTAACAGGGCTCTGA
- the LOC115585047 gene encoding uncharacterized protein LOC115585047 isoform X3 — MASMQDGLNFTAPPYGKVLLLGAIAAASAFVVTILIVVLCVGCQRKGKTHNVPGEGGKHRLMDMGILRQSKLRSISKSDTEMNKMNCNGKSRQLPQIPSGTGEDGEHTYSEVGRRSSTTRTDDALYAMVGRAGQTDTPAPPAVPANTPAPPDPDGDVEGGLPEPEAQVMTPPHQPEAAEYACVRKLRKADKAPQKRDSGTDMGEPPAPPPRHAPPSHPAPPPPHPHSTKLPRRNVDAFNVPSFPKEVMFMGNGEQYIWKPPEDEEMLMHQNKVLGPLGAHTVENIQPSAAVVAEMYSKVCKPGKKKRAVPGSPPGNQGFRTLGRGDRDRDRDGGFSVVVKPQTWALQEGKAVGGPLDDHCYESIGTEECDLAYENLEGGGAWKRERPPNTCATLRPRRKKAQQPLQQQQPPPPPPTQQNPKLQHLPAKALLLPGENLYESIGDLKQGSATSSTTTIFTFNDGMEMYVTGL, encoded by the exons ATGGCCTCCATGCAGGACGGGCTGAACTTCACGGCTCCTCCCTACGGCAAGGTCCTGCTGCTGGGTGCTATCGCTGCTGCCTCAGCCTTTGTTGTCACGATCCTCATCGTGGTGCTCTGCGTGGGCTGCCAGAG GAAGGGGAAGACACACAATGTTCCCGGCGAGGGTGGAAAACACCGTCTCATGGACATG gGTATTCTCAGGCAGTCGAAGCTGCGGTCCATCAGCAAATCAGACACTGAGATGAACAAGATGAACTGCAATGGCAAAA GCAGGCAGCTTCCCCAGATCCCCTCTGGGACTGGAGAGGACGGAGAGCACACTTACTCAGAAGTGGGCCGACGCTCCTCCACCACACGTACTGACGATGCCCTCTACGCCATGGTAGGCAGGGCCGGGCAGACGGACACGCCGGCCCCTCCGGCAGTCCCTGCCAACACCCCGGCTCCTCCTGACCCAGACGGGGACGTGGAAGGAGGGCTGCCCGAACCAGAGGCCCAGGTCATGACTCCACCTCACCAACCAGAGGCGGCCGAGTACGCCTGCGTCCGGAAGCTGAGGAAGGCAGACAAGGCGCCCCAGAAGAGGGACAGCGGGACGGATATGGGGGAGCCGCCGGCGCCGCCTCCAAGACACGCCCCGCCGTCGCATCCCgcccctcctccaccacaccCTCACAGCACGAAGTTGCCCCGCAGAAACGTGGATGCCTTCAATGTCCCATCATTCCCAAAG gaagtgatgtttATGGGCAACGGAGAGCAGTACATCTGGAAGCCTCCAGAGGATGAGGAGATGCTCATGCACCAAAATAAAGTCCTGGGACCGTTGGGTGCTCACACAGTGGAGAATATACAACCgtctgctgctgtg GTGGCTGAGATGTACTCAAAGGTGTGCAAAccaggaaagaagaagagagctgTGCCAGGGTCTCCCCCAGGCAACCAGGGCTTCCGGACCTTGGGTCGTGGTGACCGGGACCGAGACCGGGACGGGGGGTTTAGTGTAGTGGTCAAACCCCAGACGTGGGCCCTTCAGGAGGGCAAAGCGGTCGGAGGGCCCCTTGACGACCACTGCTACGAGTCCATCGGGACGGAGGAGTGCGATCTGGCCTACGAGAACCTGGAAGGTGGAGGTGCCTGGAAGCGGGAGAGGCCCCCCAACACTTGTGCCACCCTGCGGCCGAGGAGGAAGAAAGCCCAGCAGCccttgcagcagcagcagcctccgccgccgccgccgacGCAGCAGAACCCCAAGTTACAGCACCTGCCTGCCAAAGCCCTGCTGCTGCCGGGGGAGAACCTGTACGAGAGCATCGGCGACCTGAAGCAGGGCTCCGCCACCTCCAGCACCACCACAATCTTCACTTTCAACGATGGCATGGAGATGTATGTAACAGGGCTCTGA
- the LOC115585047 gene encoding uncharacterized protein LOC115585047 isoform X2 — MASMQDGLNFTAPPYGKVLLLGAIAAASAFVVTILIVVLCVGCQRKGKTHNVPGEGGKHRLMDMGILRQSKLRSISKSDTEMNKMNCNGKSRQLPQIPSGTGEDGEHTYSEVGRRSSTTRTDDALYAMVGRAGQTDTPAPPAVPANTPAPPDPDGDVEGGLPEPEAQVMTPPHQPEAAEYACVRKLRKADKAPQKRDSGTDMGEPPAPPPRHAPPSHPAPPPPHPHSTKLPRRNVDAFNVPSFPKAIASHLPDQPGQHHRVEEVMFMGNGEQYIWKPPEDEEMLMHQNKVLGPLGAHTVENIQPSAAVVAEMYSKVCKPGKKKRAVPGSPPGNQGFRTLGRGDRDRDRDGGFSVVVKPQTWALQEGKAVGGPLDDHCYESIGTEECDLAYENLEGGGAWKRERPPNTCATLRPRRKKAQQPLQQQQPPPPPPTQQNPKLQHLPAKALLLPGENLYESIGDLKQGSATSSTTTIFTFNDGMEMYVTGL; from the exons ATGGCCTCCATGCAGGACGGGCTGAACTTCACGGCTCCTCCCTACGGCAAGGTCCTGCTGCTGGGTGCTATCGCTGCTGCCTCAGCCTTTGTTGTCACGATCCTCATCGTGGTGCTCTGCGTGGGCTGCCAGAG GAAGGGGAAGACACACAATGTTCCCGGCGAGGGTGGAAAACACCGTCTCATGGACATG gGTATTCTCAGGCAGTCGAAGCTGCGGTCCATCAGCAAATCAGACACTGAGATGAACAAGATGAACTGCAATGGCAAAA GCAGGCAGCTTCCCCAGATCCCCTCTGGGACTGGAGAGGACGGAGAGCACACTTACTCAGAAGTGGGCCGACGCTCCTCCACCACACGTACTGACGATGCCCTCTACGCCATGGTAGGCAGGGCCGGGCAGACGGACACGCCGGCCCCTCCGGCAGTCCCTGCCAACACCCCGGCTCCTCCTGACCCAGACGGGGACGTGGAAGGAGGGCTGCCCGAACCAGAGGCCCAGGTCATGACTCCACCTCACCAACCAGAGGCGGCCGAGTACGCCTGCGTCCGGAAGCTGAGGAAGGCAGACAAGGCGCCCCAGAAGAGGGACAGCGGGACGGATATGGGGGAGCCGCCGGCGCCGCCTCCAAGACACGCCCCGCCGTCGCATCCCgcccctcctccaccacaccCTCACAGCACGAAGTTGCCCCGCAGAAACGTGGATGCCTTCAATGTCCCATCATTCCCAAAG GCAatagcttcacatcttcctgaTCAGCCTGGACAGCATCATCGTGTAGAG gaagtgatgtttATGGGCAACGGAGAGCAGTACATCTGGAAGCCTCCAGAGGATGAGGAGATGCTCATGCACCAAAATAAAGTCCTGGGACCGTTGGGTGCTCACACAGTGGAGAATATACAACCgtctgctgctgtg GTGGCTGAGATGTACTCAAAGGTGTGCAAAccaggaaagaagaagagagctgTGCCAGGGTCTCCCCCAGGCAACCAGGGCTTCCGGACCTTGGGTCGTGGTGACCGGGACCGAGACCGGGACGGGGGGTTTAGTGTAGTGGTCAAACCCCAGACGTGGGCCCTTCAGGAGGGCAAAGCGGTCGGAGGGCCCCTTGACGACCACTGCTACGAGTCCATCGGGACGGAGGAGTGCGATCTGGCCTACGAGAACCTGGAAGGTGGAGGTGCCTGGAAGCGGGAGAGGCCCCCCAACACTTGTGCCACCCTGCGGCCGAGGAGGAAGAAAGCCCAGCAGCccttgcagcagcagcagcctccgccgccgccgccgacGCAGCAGAACCCCAAGTTACAGCACCTGCCTGCCAAAGCCCTGCTGCTGCCGGGGGAGAACCTGTACGAGAGCATCGGCGACCTGAAGCAGGGCTCCGCCACCTCCAGCACCACCACAATCTTCACTTTCAACGATGGCATGGAGATGTATGTAACAGGGCTCTGA